TTCAGACACGTCTGTGctctctcccagcctggctggggatCCAGGATGGCTCCTCGAGCCTCCAGGAGAGCCCGGTGGGCTTCAGGCTGCCCACCAAGAGGCTAAGCGGCTCCTTCTGAACCCAGCCCCTGGTTCTGTTCCCCAGGTGAGGGGGTGTTCGTGGTGTCCTGCCGTGTCCCAGAGTGACCTTAATGGTCACAGTGTGCTCCCCGGCTTCTCCTCCCTGCAGTGAACCAACACCCGTGTAGTGGTTTACCCCAGCTGAGGACGCGGTCCCCGGTGTCCCCACAAAGGGATTTCAGCCACCTCCAACGTGGGGTTGTAGATTTAaacccctcttcccctcccGCAAttagaggagggagaaagatCCGGGTTTAATCACCCTCGAAGGAGCTGTGTGTTCGATGGCTGCTCTTGCTAAACCTTTACTTGTCCCTTTTGTCCCTAGGCCAGACCCACGGgccacccaccccccccaccacccccaaaaCCGACCTCCACCACAGCAGCAAGCAGGAGCTGAAGCACGAGGGCCGCCGCCTCGTGGAGAGCGGCCGCCAGAACATCGACTTCAGCAACGTGGACATCTCGGAGCTGAGCAGCGAGGTCATCAACAACATGGAGACCTTCGACGTCCACGAGTTCGACCAGTACCTGCCTCTCAACGGCCACGCCGCCATGCCGGCCGACCACGGGCCCAACGCCGCCGCTTCCTACGGCGCCTCCTACTCCCACTCGGCCGCGGGCGCCGGCGGCACCAACCAGGTCTGGACTCACAAAAACCCGGCCTCGGCCTCGCCTTCGTCCGCCGATTCGGCCCAGCAAAGGCCGCACATCAAAACggagcagctgagccccagCCACTACAGCGATCAGTCCCACGGCTCCCCCGCGCACTCCGACTACGGCTCCTACAGCGCCCAGGCCTGCGCCACCACCGCCTCCACCGCCACGGCCGCCgcctccttctccagctcccaaTGTGACTACACGGACCTCCAGAGCTCCAACTACTACAACCCTTACCCCGGTTACCCTTCCAGCATTTACCAATATCCCTATTTCCACTCTTCCCGCCGGCCCTACGCGACGCCCATCCTCAACGGCTTGTCCATCCCGCCGGCCCACAGCCCCACCGCCAACTGGGAGCAGCCGGTCTACACAACCCTGACAAGGCCTTAAAGGATGGTTGGAGCCCCCGAGGGCTTCCCCGACGTATGCACTAATGAAGGAATGAAGAAGACGAAGAGCGGGGAGCGCCGCCATCGTTTCCGAAGTGCCTCCTGAGCCACTGGGAACTCTCGCGACTTGACTGGGTGTCCCCTCGCTTCAAAACTCTCCTACAGGACAGagctctatttttctttaattaatcccattaaaaaaaaaaagaacaaaaaaaaaaaggaaaaaaaaaatttaaaagaatttaaaacaaaaaaaaaaaaaaggagaaaaaataagaatggaaaaaaaaaaaaaaaaaaaaggaccgGTGATTCCTTTTTGAATAAATGAAGGACAAAACCCATTCGACTCCTCTGTGAGGACTGAACTGAATTTACTCGACACGGAAGTTTGAGAAGTGCAAAAgtggagcagggaggtggaaatgggggagggggggtgttggaagaaaaaaacaaaaagctgtttGAGACATTAAGGGTCTATTGCAATGTGAGGAACGGACCAACCTTGAGGGCAAGAACTCACTCGGACCAACGCGGCTGAAACCCGAAAACCCAGTGATTCCATGGAACAATCTCGTGGGAACAAACAAGTCTGGTGGGACCAACCAATTAAATGTCTGAagtgtttgttattttttagtCAAGAGTTCTTCTAAGCAAGGTTTGGCTGTAATTAACattttcttggtttatttttttgttttggttttttttttttttttttgaagcttaaagtgttgggttttttttttttttaaatctgttaaatatgtatttatgttCTGTATTATTTTGTCGTTTAATTAATGAAGTAATTTTGTGCAAAaagtagaattttaaaagattttaaagacggggtgggaagggagcatCAAACCAGTGGAGAtgatacaataaaaaaatgGTGTTACGAGTCTAGagatttttgttggtttttggggttttttttctgcttggaaCTGCTGCAGCAGTCGGGGTTGAGAGAGGGACTGAACAAATCTGCTCAGCACAGACCTGGTCACCAACACGAAACCAAACCAGGAATGCAAAAtaatgagggggggggggattacTAATTAAAAGGGGAGGCTCAAATGATTGCAAAAAGGAGCAGGTGATTTTTCTGGCTGCCTGCTTTGGGGGTTTCAAATTGGATTTAAGGCATTGCAGAGTCTTTGTACACTTTTCAGAACCAGGACTACTTTCTAGGAAGATGTAATTTAATGAGAAATTATCAACTTCTGCTTTAATTTTGGCTTCTAGGGACAAGATGTCATCCATCAAGCTGTGAAACTAAAATCTtctccactaaaaaaaaaaaaaaaaaaaaatttaggtaCTTAGTTTTAGACTAATATTTCATTGATATATTTCTACTTCTTCCATTGTATGCTGAGCATATAATAACCATCTATTTTATGGTAACTCGTGCCTTTAAGAACTTTGTAAATCTAAACACATTTCAGAGGTTATCatctttttaccttttctaCGTTTCCTactctttttctaaaaatattttttgcatatttCCTTTGGGGGACGCGGGGGTGGGGGAAAATAGAGAACTCATTTTTATGCAAtctatttttctgtataaagTTTGAAAGACTTTGGCTGTTACTTATCTGTTCTCTTCACTAGCTTCTGACTAAGCAATGCTAACTTTTGTACAGATCAatttgataaaattaaaaattgctttttatcaAGAACGtgtgatgttttctttctgcttgagcctatttctgtgctgaaaagaaatgcagagagcagctctgaaagAGGCAGGcaattcagaataaaatattttgatcaaGTTTTgatcaaggcttttttttttttttttctcttaatatgttggtttggctttgttttgtttttcttgctccCGTTCCTGGTACTTAAATAATGTCTTGCtatgagattttaattttttttcctttacttccTTGAGAAGTGCATTTCCACATCCGTAATCCCAAGGATTTCCTAGGATTTCACTGAGACTGCTCACATGAGGAAGGGTTTGCAAGGTCAGACTGCATGGTTTTAGTCCTGGGTTCATTTTGTTCTGTACAGCACGTAGgaattttacagtaaaaaattattttctggttgGTGAAATGTCTCTGAATTGCAATAGCAACAAAATTACATGTTGCATGGAGTGgttgttgatttattttttttttaaatgcagtcaTTAACATAGTTACAtcgacttttttttttttttttatataaatgaaGTTGCAGTTTAGTTTCCCCAGCTCAGAAAAAACTGGTGCAGGATCTTCAGGCTGGGCCCTGGTtgggagggaagagctgggatGAGAGAAATTCAGCCTGAGGAACGTGCTCAGGGCTCAGCTAGAGTGCAAGCCCTgtggaaaatgttttaatgtgGGGGAAAATAAATGTGATGACAATTAATGAAGCTCAAGAACATTAACAAAGTCTGAAGGATTGAGTCCCAAGGCAAATTTGCTGTTTGCAGGATCTGCCAGGAGCTATCTTGCCAGAGTGTCTGTAACTGGACACCATTTTCTCTGTGCTCATTTACAAAACTGCTGGCAAAAAATGACTTTATTACACTAGAAGCCAAGCAGCAGAATAAGTTGCAGAAGagattttctttccccctttcccttccctccagttcCAGTGTGAATTTTCAGTCTTATCCTAACTTGTGCTCAAAAATGAGATGTGTTTTGGCTGTGTCTCTTCTGCTTCTTGAGTGTCCCCTCTccaagggaaggggaggaaaagaaaaaagggtgaGCTGGGAATATAAATGCTtatctttaatttcttcttggtCTTTAAAGCAAAGCTTACACCAACTTTACTTGGATTAGTGTTGCAAACTGAGTTGAAACCTGATGGCATTGCAAAtactgcagtttaaaaaaaaaaaaaaaaattgcaccaAAGTGTCTCTGTGCACCCAGCAGGATGGGTCCCAGCTGCAGGATCAGGGATGGTCCTGGTGCATTGTGCCAGccctggcactgggggggaCACGTTGGTGACAGGGGGGttgtgcagggctgggctctgcctTGGTGGGTGCTGAGGTGGTCACAGGGCCCCCagggcagcctggcagctggggaGATGCACATCCCATACCTGCAGGttttaaatctcatttcttTTCAGCCGTGCTTGCTGGATGCTTGCTCTTGCTTCTTCCTGCATGCTTTGCAAAACCAATTTGGCTTTTGCTCCTATTTGCAGCCGTGGGAGGTGATAGATTTGTGCTGTTCAGTAGGTACCAGCAGTAATGAGAGCCCCAGGGacccctctgcagctcctgtttGAGCAGCTGGAGTTGAGAGATCCAACTTTGGGGTTTCCTGCCCTCAGAGTCGGGGCGACTCGCTGCAGATTTGCTGGTGAGTGAAATCCCAAGGATTTTCCAAACTGGGTGCTGAGGAAGGTGACAGCAGGTAAAAGTCACTGAATAAGTTGGTGACTCAGGCTCCAGGGTGTGCTGAGGATTCCAAAGAGCACCCACCACCCACTCACCCACCACAGGTTCACTCCCAAGGCTTAAACACCCGAGTGTcccattttgtttccttgggAGAAACCCCCTGATGGGAGGGAAAGGTTTCTCCTGGAAGGAGAGCATTTTGATTTCCAATTAAGGCTGTTTGTCAAAATGCATTTTCGTGCATTGTCCTTCTCTTTTGTGTGCAGATATCGGGCACAGAAAGAGAAGTGATTTTCCATGAGCTGCTGTGAATGGCAGCATTGTGtggccccagctcagctctgctggctctTGTGTTGGCGTGAAGCTGGAATGTCTCTGCAGAAGTCAATGAGATCAGGTGAAACCAAGACCAGCTTTTGACCCTTGGCTGTCAACAAAAAAGGCTTCTCAAGATAATTGCAGGAATACACAAGTGGTAaaagttcccttttttttcttttctttttttttttttttttttttttttttttttaatatatttatgtcTGTTTGGTGCAGAGAATACTGAATGTTGCCATTTATCTGAGTTGCTCAGAAGGCAGTGCTTAGTAGGAAAGAGGAAATTGATTTTATAGACCGTATCCACATTCCTGCTGCAtggtggaaaaaagaaaaagtcccttcccatcCTCCTTATTATAATTTTTCCTGGAGTGACATCAGCTTGTGTTACACATTTCCTGCGCTTGGAGAGTAGGTTTGTAGCACAGAAATTCTCAAGGGGCCTTTCTATGACAGTGCTCATCTTTAATAAACTTCCATGGGagtctcttcctcctccctgcctaGGGATTGATGGCCCTGTGCAAAGCTGGAGGGAtttgggagcaggagcagcagtgtggGAGCCCACGGGAAGGTTTGGTGGCCACTGGAGCTGTTGGGACAAGGCTGGGTGAGCTGAGGAGGTGACGTGGTGAACAGAGATATTCCCCCTGTTTTCAGCCTTCAAAAGCATCAGGCAGAGTgcaataaatttttcttttttttttttttttaaggctgaaTGTGAATCTTTAAGCATTTCAGCAGCCAAAGGGCTCCAGACTCCTTTTCTGGGGAGTGGAAGAAGGGAGTTTCCCATCAactcctgccagctccctggTGATGCTCAGAGGAaccccagctcccaggagagACAACATCCCAGTCCTCATCACTGCTTTGGAGACTCTGCAAAGGCTCCAcgaggttttttgggggagttCATCACATGGGACCCTAATTAATGAAGCAAAGGGAGCTGTGGAGGACTGTGGGAGCCAGGTCCAGCCCTGATCCCAtctcctccaccacctccccactGAGTCAGGCTGCTGTCGTTTTAAGGTCACTTTATGTCTGCTCCACACAGGAATTAAGGATGGCACCAAATGGCAAAGGATGAGGCTTGGGGAGGGGAAGCTGTTTCCCAAATGAGTCAGCAGGAGCTAAAAATAGTCCCCCCCAGAGCCCAAACCACAGAAAATGGTGTTTATTCCAAATGGCTTCATTCTCCTGCCACCCTGCAAGCCCAGCCTGCCCTGGGCAATCCCTGTGGATGAGATCTGGTGCCCTGAAGGGGTTGCTCCCTGATGGTGAATGTTTTTGGGGGGACAACAGCCCTTTGTCAGCCCAGGTGGGTCTCAGACCATGGGTTTTttgccttgtcttttttttctcttgcagagaaGTTTGGATTTGGGTAGCGGGGCTGCGACCGGTTTTGTGGCTGAGGTGGAAAGTGAGttcattttcctgcagaaaCTTTCTGCACGAGGAGGAAAACAGCAGGCaacagatttttataaaaacCATGTAATCTGCACTGAAAGAAACCCCAAGTTTAGCAAAACTCTGAAAATAAACCTACACCCAAGGCTTGTCCTAAGGGACCCCAGTGTCACCGGTGGGGTGGCCACTGCCACCAGTCCAGGGGCTCTTGCTCCAAAATAGTTTGGATAAactttagtgtgagggtgctgagcccctggtccTGGTTGCCCTGAGCATCTgtggcttccccatccctggcatCCCAAattggatggggtttggagcaccttgggctggtgggaggtgtccctgcccatggcagggggtggcactggatgagctttaaagtcccttccaacccaaaccagtctgggattctatggttctatgatctATGAAGGCAGAGGGTGCTTCCCAAAGTGGGGTGTCTGCATTCCCAGGGTTTGGAAGAGCCTCTGCTGTTCCCACTGACCCCTATTAAGCTGCTCCCATATGGCCGTCCAGCTCAGCCATACACAGTGTCACTGGTTTAACTGGGGTGGTGGTTTTGACCTGATTTAGTGAAGcccatgcaaaaaaaccaagctgaaacaacccccccaaaaaccaacaacaacaacaacaaaaaaaagacacacaaaaatccccccaaaccaaacaaaaaaccccacaaaaaaaggaaccaaaccaaaaaataactAAAGCCAGTTGGACACACACATCCAGGTTTAAAAGTTggcttctttcattttattttaaaccatttaGGGATGAAAACCAAACCCTTCCTCATCCTAAAGGACAGGgtgtccctccctgctgctccagggctgggttgctggagggaaggggctgcaaAGCCACCGGTGCTGGTCGGGAACTggtgctgggatggagcagctccGGCCCTCCCGGCATCTCCTGGcacccctcctgctccctctaTTTGTTTGTGGATGTGTGCTCGGGCAATATTGTGACTGTCAGAGACGTGATATTGAAACATTTACCCAAAA
The sequence above is a segment of the Heliangelus exortis chromosome 17, bHelExo1.hap1, whole genome shotgun sequence genome. Coding sequences within it:
- the SOX8 gene encoding transcription factor SOX-8 codes for the protein MLNMTEEHDKALEAPCSPAGTTSSMSHVDSDSDSPLSPAGSEGLGCAPAPAPRPPGTAPLGAKVDAAEVDERFPACIRDAVSQVLKGYDWSLVPMPVRGNGSLKAKPHVKRPMNAFMVWAQAARRKLADQYPHLHNAELSKTLGKLWRLLSENEKRPFVEEAERLRVQHKKDHPDYKYQPRRRKSVKAGQSDSDSGAELSHHAGTQIYKADSGLGGMAESHHHGDHTGQTHGPPTPPTTPKTDLHHSSKQELKHEGRRLVESGRQNIDFSNVDISELSSEVINNMETFDVHEFDQYLPLNGHAAMPADHGPNAAASYGASYSHSAAGAGGTNQVWTHKNPASASPSSADSAQQRPHIKTEQLSPSHYSDQSHGSPAHSDYGSYSAQACATTASTATAAASFSSSQCDYTDLQSSNYYNPYPGYPSSIYQYPYFHSSRRPYATPILNGLSIPPAHSPTANWEQPVYTTLTRP